Genomic DNA from Misgurnus anguillicaudatus chromosome 18, ASM2758022v2, whole genome shotgun sequence:
TCATATCCAAGCAGAACATCCCAGCAGCTGCGGAGAAACACATAAACACttaaacaccttagcaaccagaTAGCAATGACCAGGCAACCACCACAACATCTTAGAGATGTGCAGGCATCACTCACGGAAAACATCTTCATTGAGAAACATGCAATAATGTGATTATGGTTACCATTTTTATTAGAGGATTTTAGTTTGGGGGTCCACCAGATGCCTGACTCTGATTCATCCTCCATCTGTACCTCAGTACTGACTATCATCTGTGTGTACTGCTTCTATAAACACTGTCTTTTCCTGTTTGAGTATAACtcttggattttttttaacccttATCTGCAGCTAAAATGTgtgcaaaaatatttgagtCTTACCTTTGCACTGCAATGGCTTGATGATAGGTGTAGCGGGTCCCCGTTCGAGGGGGATAAAGAACATGACCTGTCACGGGTACATCACCGCATTTAATGACCATGCACAATGCACGCATAAGAATGGAGAGACCCAGGCACACAATGGCTAGGCCGGTGACAATAATGGATGACAGCTCGAACATAGTAAGCATAGTAAGCACGACAATGCCAGCTATCACAAGTAAGACCCCCAACAAAACCTGCCATCTGTGTTGGAAACACATGTCCACCACGGTTGTATCACCAGGCGTGTGCATTGTGCGTATGAGAGTAGGCAAGAATGTGTTTGACGTTGTGGCAAAAAAGCCAGTCCAGCGCTGGTGTTGACTCACATCCCTGAAATTTCCAGGAAGAGACTGCAGATGACCCTACACCCCCGGGTCATGCATCACAACTCCTGTAATGTAATGAACATACAGAAATTGAACTAGACATGTATTTCACTTGATTTAGCATtggtaaacaaacaaaagtacTGTGTAAAGAGAATGGAACTGGTAAGAGTTTATCAATATTAAAAACTAAAGatgaatgcatttaaaatatgcTGTAGTGCTATGGGCTGCATGAAGAAAAATGCAATATGTGCTTAATAATGAGGTAAAGTATATGCAATATAACAATAACaattttaaatttgtaaaatgaattttaattgtattaaaatatgaaaaGTGAAACATGTCTCACATTCTAGGAAACGAAAGCAACATTGTCTCTGTCTTGCACGTCTCTGTGCTATTTGCATCTAACTAAACTTTAGACTATTTATAACTTTTATCCAGTTATTGCAAACCATTCTCATATGCATATTGCAATATACACATTTGCAATGTTTTGATAGACTATATCTTGCTGCGATACTAGGGGTGTACTGATTTAGCATTTGCAaacccatggttttactacattaACCATGGTAGCACGTCCATATTTTATTGTAACTGTGATTTAACTATAaactttaactttttgttaatctTAAAGCATTTATCGGACTcaattgtaatgtaaacaacacgaTCCCGTAAGTAAATAGCCTGTTGCATAAATGTTTTGTTCACATTTTAATGTAATGCATACCTTGTCGAGTGCGTTTGTTGTGACGATGATGTTGACCATCAGTGGATGACTGTAAACGCTTCGCTGTCTTCTCATGAACTACATTTAAatcatttcaataaaaaatacacCAGGTCTTCTCGTGTCAATGGGTAACGTTAAACATATCCTGTACACGCTTCACTCCGGCATGGAAACACCGACTCGGTAAGACATTTCCTTAAAGCGCGAGATGAATTAAGCATCGCTTCCCAATCCCATTGGCATCAGTGTTGCCAGATATGCCATCTGTTGGGGTttatgtgcatgtaaacgcgaAGAGGAAGTGGTTAAGTTTATGGGCGGAGGTTGATGCCGCTTTGCCGATAAGAAATCACGCAGTATTATTGGCTGGGCGTGGTGGAGCCGAACTGGATTCTGGTGGGACTCTCGTGCTGAGATTTTCAACACCAATGTCAGTTGGTTCAAAATAATTCATAATAATACCTAATTGTGAATGTTATTTGCAAAAATCATCTTTAATAATTGTTGAATAGATTTCGCACCACTTTTAACCCTTTAATAACCGCTTGTGAAGAAGCAGCGCCGCTCTCGTGGGGGGCGTTACCCTGCGCTGGGTTAACGCAGTGCTAATCAATACTAATGTACCAGGAAACCAATCATACATTTTCTTGGTGTATACCTCTTTAAATATTCATGAGTGTAGAACCGCCTGCAGACCTCATTAATATGCAAATAAGGATTATTTACCCAATCGAAATTACAGTCAGACTCGTCACATGAGTGTGCAAgtgaaacattaaacaagagtGCTTTGTCAACACTATTctatctaaataaataaataaaaagattatATGTTATTTAGAAACAGTAACTTTGGATAATGTTTTACATGGCTACAGTTCTCATTGAGTTTCCTGCAAACCTGATACTAACAGTGCTTTGTGTCTAAGTGataacatttgtgaccctgtctgtgaaatctagACTAAAGTCTCAATTTAATTATGACATTTGGACAATCAAAGTTTCACTCACTGATTTCACTCTGCCATGGCCTCAGtctatattaaagatatcaaggttatatatttacaaatttacattatgtaagatgattttatagaaacagtaaatcaaaattaaatttatatttatcacTTTGATTTTTATCTTATGTGTTAAATCAATTTTACTCATTGAGCCGCTCGCGAGCCTCATGCGGCTCGGCAATCTTTAATTTGTGGCTCGCATGACAATAAATACCATGCGGCATTTTCTGGGGTCTTTCTGCCCGGACGCTAactttattaaagggacactccacttttttgatttttacctttttggaatccattcagctgatctccgggtctggcgctaccacttttagcatagcttagcataattcattgaatcagattagaccattagcatcgtgctaaaaaataaccaaagagtttgtatatttttcctatataaAACTAcagactcttctgtagttacatcgtgtaccaaGACCAAcagaattaaaagttgtgattttctagtcagatatggttaggactacactctcattctggcataataatcaaggactttgctgctgtaacatgggtgcagcaggcgtagtgatattacgcactgcccgaaaatagtccccttagtaacttttaaTAGAGGGTAtccacgtgacgtcaccttcggtgaaaatgactgcggttacgctcactgagtggcaaaagacagagcggcagaatttgagtacagtgtgaaatcagcgaaaacactggaaaaacgcgtctaaatgggaaaaagctgttgtgcgatagactgtactaacagatttaaaaagaattcggagctatcgttttacagactgccaagaaacaccgaaaggagaaaTAAAAAGATTGTTCATttcaacgtccacagaccacaggagggttgacaagttgctagggtcattatcaagcagaggttttactttctacttaaacgtattttttcaagtattggattttatccgtgtttttctttggaaaacttacattccaaagcatattatcattatttttactctattacattacataaataatatgtttttgttttacatttaatatttaggtacattaacgtacttttactcaagtaaaagtacacaattttaatgtaattaggaattaaataaattttaatatgcaatatcaAAGAATACACATaagattctatgctttagaatgtagtgaagtaaattttttcccaatacaaacccCCTAATAAAGcgcagatgcttggaaaatgtaactaagtattgcccacctctgctatcaagtccaactaaattcaatttaagctgataatagtcagtttaaCTGCCGTTTTTAACGGCAGccgcaggggactattttcgggcagtgca
This window encodes:
- the LOC129429735 gene encoding uncharacterized protein; the encoded protein is MHTPGDTTVVDMCFQHRWQVLLGVLLVIAGIVVLTMLTMFELSSIIVTGLAIVCLGLSILMRALCMVIKCGDVPVTGHVLYPPRTGTRYTYHQAIAVQRRLDRIRRATEEDCNAVHLPPPSVTRDPRLPGTLPPWPMEPPPSYETVMKTTTAIDQI